AACGTTTTTCTATAAATTAAATAAAAAAGACTATGTTTTTTAAAAAAGTGCATTATTATGTTTTTTTCATGGTTTTTTCATAAAAAACCGCACTTCTTTGTTTATTTTTTAACATTGTAAACGTTATCATAAGAATTTTCTAACCTATGATTTTTAATTTTCAAACACAAATTATAAATTTATTAAAAGCTTCATTAAACATTTCTTATAACATCATTTAGCTACTTTTTTATACTTTCAAATAAACCTTGGCTATTTGTTATATGAAATTCACCGTTTTGTTGTATATTTTTATCAATATATACTTCAAACTCTTTTTTCTTATTTTCAATTACTTCTAAAATATTACCTGGTATTGAATATATATATTCTAGGATCCCTTTAGTATCATTAACTATTAACTTATCTTCATATAGATACTGGTGTACGTCACTAAAATATTTATTTAAGATACTTTCTCCATTGCTTAAACCAAATTTTGTAGAAAGTCTTTCTTCTGAAATCTTTATATTACTATTAAATCCTAGCATTAATTCTTCAAGTTCCTTCATATGATTACCATCTATTGTAGAACAGTAAAAATGTCCTCCTGGTTTAAGTACTCTATGAATTTCATTAAGAACTACATCTAAGTCTTTCATATAAAACAATATATGATTAGCTATGACTATATCAAAGCTCTCATCTTTAAATGGAATGTCATTTGGGTCTGCTATTTGAAAATTGAACCTGTTGTGATATCCTTTTAGATTAGCTTTTGCATCACTAATCATTTCTTCACAAACATCAGTTAAGGTTACATTTGTTTTTTCATTTAAATTCTCTATATTTTTGGCCCATAAAGCACCATTCCCACACCCTATCTCTAAAACTTTACTTCTTTTTTTAAGATTTATATTCTTGAAAACCCAGTTATACCAACCATGTTTATTAGAACTAAATCTATCTTGTAATTTAACACTGGCATTTAAGTTAGAGGAATCTATATATTGTTGTAATAGCCCTTTTTCACTTTCTAATATCTCTATTATATCTATTGTTTTATCCCAGTTTAAATCGTTATCATTTTGCATACTTATTTCTGCTGTTTCTATGGCACTTAGCACTATTTTCATATGGTTAATTTTATTTTTAATGATATTTTTCTGTAATCTAAGTGAATTCATCATATCATCTTTTTCAAAATTTAACTCTGTGCTCATAACTTCGTCTAATGATAGCCCCAGATATTTTAAAGCTAATATTTTTTTTAACTTTAAGAAATCTTTATCTGAGTATAGCCTATGTCCTGAATCATTATGATGAGATGGCTTTAAGATTCCTTTAGTATCATAGTATCTAATAGTTCTTATCGTCACACCTGCCATTTTGGCAAATTCACCTGTTGTATATAAGCGTTGCTCTTTCATTTTATCTCCCCCAAGTTATTGCCTAATTTAATTCTATAAGGTTACGTTACGTAATAGGCAATATATAAATTTTTTTATTTTTAAATTTTTTAAAAATTTATGTTTCGTTCAAATACGTCATATTTTTACCTTTATTTTTTTAAGAATTTTTTATTATTAAATTATTTTTTTATGTTTTTTTAACAATGCAAAATTTCCAATAATTTATATTCATTCTCTTTTT
Above is a genomic segment from Romboutsia lituseburensis containing:
- a CDS encoding MerR family transcriptional regulator, which codes for MKEQRLYTTGEFAKMAGVTIRTIRYYDTKGILKPSHHNDSGHRLYSDKDFLKLKKILALKYLGLSLDEVMSTELNFEKDDMMNSLRLQKNIIKNKINHMKIVLSAIETAEISMQNDNDLNWDKTIDIIEILESEKGLLQQYIDSSNLNASVKLQDRFSSNKHGWYNWVFKNINLKKRSKVLEIGCGNGALWAKNIENLNEKTNVTLTDVCEEMISDAKANLKGYHNRFNFQIADPNDIPFKDESFDIVIANHILFYMKDLDVVLNEIHRVLKPGGHFYCSTIDGNHMKELEELMLGFNSNIKISEERLSTKFGLSNGESILNKYFSDVHQYLYEDKLIVNDTKGILEYIYSIPGNILEVIENKKKEFEVYIDKNIQQNGEFHITNSQGLFESIKK